Proteins co-encoded in one Callospermophilus lateralis isolate mCalLat2 chromosome 2, mCalLat2.hap1, whole genome shotgun sequence genomic window:
- the Ppp6c gene encoding serine/threonine-protein phosphatase 6 catalytic subunit produces MAPLDLDKYVEIARLCKYLPENDLKRLCDYVCDLLLEESNVQPVSTPVTVCGDIHGQFYDLCELFRTGGQVPDTNYIFMGDFVDRGYYSLETFTYLLALKAKWPDRITLLRGNHESRQITQVYGFYDECQTKYGNANAWRYCTKVFDMLTVAALIDEQILCVHGGLSPDIKTLDQIRTIERNQEIPHKGAFCDLVWSDPEDVDTWAISPRGAGWLFGAKVTNEFVHINNLKLICRAHQLVHEGYKFMFDEKLVTVWSAPNYCYRCGNIASIMVFKDVNTREPKLFRAVPDSERVIPPRTTTPYFL; encoded by the exons ATGGCGCCGCTAGATCTGGACAAGTATGTGGAGATAGCGCGGCTGTGCAAGTACCTGCCGGAGAACGACCTGAAG cgGCTATGTGACTATGTTTGTGACCTTCTCTTGGAAGAGTCAAATGTTCAGCCAGTATCAACACCAGTAACAGTGTGCGGAGACATACATGGACAG TTTTATGACCTTTGTGAACTATTCAGAACTGGAGGTCAGGTTCCTGACACAAACTACATATTTATG GGTGATTTTGTAGACAGAGGTTACTATAGTTTGGAGACCTTCACTTATCTTCTTGCACTAAAGGCTAAATGGCCTGATCGTATTACACTTTTACGAGGAAATCATGAGAGTAGACAGATAACACAGGTGTATGGATTTTATG ATGAGTGCCAAACCAAATATGGAAATGCTAATGCTTGGAGATACTGTACCAAAGTTTTTGATATGCTCACAGTAGCAGCT TTAATAGATGAACAGATTTTGTGTGTTCATGGTGGCTTATCTCCTGATATCAAAACACTGGATCAAATTCGAACCATTGAACGGAATCAAGAAATTCCTCATAAAGGAGCCTTTTGTGACCTGGTTTGGTCAGATCCTGAAGATGTGGATACTTGGGCAATCAGTCCTCGAGGAGCAGGTTGGCTTTTTGGAGCAAAGGTCACAAATGAG TTTGTTCATATCAACAACTTAAAACTCATCTGCAGAGCACATCAGCTTGTACATGAAGGATATAAATTTATGTTTGACGAGAAGCTGGTTACTGTGTGGTCTGCTCCTAACTACTGCTATCGCTGTGGAAATATTGCTTCCATCATGGTCTTCAAAGATGTTAATACAAGAGAACCAAAGTTATTCCGGGCAGTTCCAGATTCAGAACGTGTTATTCCTCCCAGAACGACAACGCCGTATTTCCTTTGA